In Zingiber officinale cultivar Zhangliang chromosome 1A, Zo_v1.1, whole genome shotgun sequence, the DNA window CAGATGGCTTCTTCGGTCAGGAAGGGATGCTGTAGCAACTGCTCCGCCGTCCACCGCTCGCTCGGGCTTCTTCTCAAACACTTATCGAGGAAATCCTTCCCCAGCTTCGACAAAAACGGCGGGAATTCCGACAGTTCCTTGCAGTAGCCGATGTGAAACATAGCTGCTTCTGGCTCTGCTCGTTCGAACTCCGGCCACGGATGCGCCCCGGTGACCATCTCGATCACCATGCACCCAAACGACCATATGTCTGACGCCGGCCTTGGCCTCTCTCCCCTCGCGACCTCCGGCGCCATCCACAGCGGCGTCCCCCGCGCCCCACCGTTCCCCTTCACGCTGCCATCGGAAGTCCGCACCGCCGCGCCGAAGTCCGCGAGCTTGGCGACCCCGGGGGCGTCTCCGATCAGGACGTTCCGGCCCTTGACGTCGCAGTGCACTACGCCGGAGACGTCGTGGAGGTACCGCAGCGCGCGGGCCACGCACCGTGCGTAAGCCCGCACCTCGACCTCGTCGAGCGCAGATCGACCGCCCTTCTCGCCCGCCAGGACATCAGCCAGAGAGCCTCCGACCATGAGTTCTAGATGAAGGTTCCGTCGCGAGGCGTCGGCGTCGTCGCCGAGGTAGCGGACGACGTAGGGCGAGGCGAGGGACTTGAGGATGACGATCTCGTTCTCCAGCGGCGCGCGATGGGGGGAATCGAGCTGGACGGACTTGACGGCAAATGGCCTGCCGGTGAAGTTATCGACAGCGAGGATGACGTCGCCGAAGGCGCCGCTCCCTATTTGCCGCCCTCTTGTCCAATTCGCCATGTAAGAACTAAAAAGGCGTGTGTGCTTTAGCAGAGGAGGCAAGATGGAGACGGGCGACTCTGCTCAGGTATTTAAAGGTGGTGTTTCACTGTTTTGGATATATacaataactaaataaataaatacaataacaCGTGAGAGAGAGAAAACAATAAGGGGATTATTCTGGTTGCCTAACAAAGTGAAGCTTATCTTAATTAGTTAAGCGATAGAATTACCAGGTAATTAAGCCGGACTCATTTTGTCATTAACAAAGTTATATTCCATCTCTGACGAGATCAATTCTTCTGGGACAGTGGATATATATCGCATTGCTGTTTGTTTGCGTTTGATTAATTATTGGAGTGGATTGGCATACTGGCGCAGCAGATGATAGAGTGGAGGTGGGGGATTCGTGTTAGGGTGTGGTTTGTGGATGTGGTAGAAGAAGCAGGAGACGTGCACGATGCGCTACTTTTCTTTTCCATTGGCTAAGCTACCAGTTATTTGGCGATGAGTTTGGGACGAAGGGTGCTGCACCGTGCACGTTTTATTTGCTTGCAATTCGCACAGTACGAACACATGAATCGTGATGAGTTGTTTAAACCACCTCGATGATTGTCGCATCAAACACTGTTTTTTTATTCAATCGATGGTTAGTTAACTTATTGGTATCGGTGGTTGCTGATATTTCGGGATGTGCCTGATTTATACTGTAGCGAAGATAGAATCTGTCATCCCATCAATTTTACATGATCGGTTCTATGATTATGTGAGGAGGTAAatcaaaaaattatagttgatgaTTACACGAAGGGTTTTTTCctcaattttattaaaattcaaatGTTTATGTTATAATAGTAATTCTATCCCATGATAATCAACTCAAtctgatcctataaacaagagatGTGCCTGATTTATAGAATTTATTGTTAATGGTACatgttcttaatttttttatatttaaaacatGTGTGTAAAGGAGGCATGCAATACAATGCACTGAAGTAATTAAAACAAATGAACTGGACTGCCAAACAAGCTAGTTGACGAATTCAATTTTCCATCTGTTCAACTTCTGGTTAGGTCGAATTAGAGATCCATAGCATCTAGATATAATGCAATTATGTAGGTCGAGTAGATGAATCAAACCGTGCAAGTCAAAGAATAGTCATTctaattatattaaataatttttacaatatttGTTTGCTAGTTTTTCTTATTATGAAAGCATTAATGTATATATCTATTATGAAAGCATTCTAATAAGATGCacttttattattaaaattataaaattcatcATATCTATCTATTTTAACACTCTAAGTACCAAAAATTGACTTAAAACAAAACATTTGATTTACCTATGATCCCGTCCGAAAGTTGAATCGGATGAAGACGGATCTTGTTATGCAGaaggttgacggaaagtcgctgaaGAGTTGAATCTACCGGATACCCCCCTGGAAAGGTTCGCACGGGCGACTGACGGAGAGagatgaccaggacgatgacgCTGTCGCTCTATGCACATTCAGATGAGTCcaccagtcgttagagaccaaaaaccagggaaaaagtccccgggtcaggccttccgacgctcaagtcaggtactttttccccataaAATCACAGAGataaggacgaaaagtaaagactagtgagaaatgacgagtgagcgtacctgcgtaagggacaaaacctctctttttatactgcaacggaagtttctgggtctgacgggtgtcagggaatatcggatgtcaggctttgtctgacgGTGAATAACAGGTGGCACCTTTTCATAGGCTGACGATGGAATCAAAAAGGGTAATGAGCCATGCCTGTGAGAATATTCCCTGATAtgctgattattctctgacattctttgacaagcggttacgattccttgtCTTGTTCGTCTTGTAGCGTTTGGACACCGAGTCTGCCTTCCGAGATCTGTACCCGCCCtgcttttatatattattatccgACTTGTATGTCCCGATCTGTGTTTTAAGCTTGCATTCCGACCCGCCTTTGTCATCTACGATTTACGGTCTCTACATCCCGATCTGCCAGCTAGATCTATGTTCTGACCCGTTTACTGTTCGCTGCTATTCATggcttgtacatcccgacctgcacgctgggtctgtgccagacttctgatccttggcttggatatcccgacctgcacgttgacttctgaccttcctgacctccacGTCAGCTTGACTGCTGATCGGCTAcgaaggcttgacttctgaccttcctgacctccacgtcagcttgactgctgaccggccacggaggcttgacttctgaccttcctgacctccaggtcagcttgacttctgaccctcttgtggccttgactcataaccacatcatcctatcgaccccacaaaacatgcaccgtatcacaagcctccccctcaagtctagtcgaaggaggctctagtccgactgactagaccccccTCCTTGCTTTAACCGACCTGGTCCCCGCTTCCTTTGCTGACATGTCTTTTATCCGTTTACTGTAAAATTTCCCTCCATCTTGGGAGATGAACGATCTCCTTCTGAACTTATGAGGACTCCTCAACTTCTGGACGCACTTCCTTCCTATAAATGTTATGCCGTTTTCCGAGTACCGCCTCAAGTTCCGAGGAAatcctgttagaatgtatactaaaagcctagcttttggtataaaacatttatctagaaataagaatcacattggtcaaatgtctacatttgtgataaatgtagttgttcaattaatttatactgtagataacatagtatgtggtgccacatgcagaagatgatgttatcagtaccttataaattataaacagtagctcacgactaaaatggaaaggaacaaaccattagaaggtcgtagtgtaattaggtatcaatttatcttgactgtataattacactagtacacttatgttaggaccaaaagtagctagagggggggtgaatagctcgtcgcgttcgctcgttgctcagcgttgcttgttccttcaaagatgtgcagcggaaaatacagaaacaatcacacaacgttaacacggttggtttacttggtatccacctcacaagaggtgactaatccaaggatccacaccaacacacacaccctccactaaataaaactctcctttatggtaactaccaagggcggagaagccctacaagactcaatacaagaagagagggaaaggatacaaaaaaatacaagcttacaagcttacaatgagtataaaccctaaccctagcttctcttcttggctttgatccgcctcttgacttggaaaacttccaagatccttcaagaactggcgatctgagctttgtgagtgctgtggaggagctggcgagagatcggAAGGAAtcatgcgcctgcggcctttatcgacgccaacggtcggatcccgatcgattcgaatgttcccaatcgatcgggaggctttggatcgatccacggatcgatccagcacctcTGCTcgaaagcgcctggatcgatccacggatcgatccgacctgcTACGAGCTGTCCCCAGctatcgatccaccgatcgatggaacatctggatcgatccacggatcgatccggctctCTGGCAGGAgaactttggatcgatccaccgatccgatctctgatcgatccatcgatcgatccaacacttggttttgcccaaaaccaagttccaagcctctcaaaccaacatccggtcaaccttgactgttggtacatcatgcctaacatctggtcactcctttgacctgctaggacttcccaccaagtgtcggtcaatccctttgatccacttagacttttctattcatgccaagtatcgtcactcccttgacctacttggacttccatcgatgtccgggtcaaccctttgacctatctatttctcgtgccaagtatccaaatcctttgacctacttgacttcccaacaccggatgtccgatcatccttgatccatccggattttccttgctgccttcactcacgggactttcacctagcttcaccactagggttttccatctgcctagcttcactcactagggctttcacggcttcactcaccgggactttcacccagcttcactcactagggttttccttccctagcttcactcactagggctttcacccgcttcactcaccgggactttcacctagcttcactcactagggttttccttctgcctggcttcactcaccaggactttcacctagcttcactcactagggttttcacctggtttcactcaccaggactttcacctagcttcactcactaggactttcacctagcttcactcactagggttttccttctgcctggcttcactcaccaggacttccctgtcaagtatccggtcaaccttgacctacttgactcttcttcaatcaatttcttattgtcaaacatctaaactcaaaccaagactcagcttggtcacccaggtcaaccttgacctgagggatgttgcaccaacaatctccccctttttgatgtttgacaataccacaataacacttacaataccacatgtaagttaggctaatcctatagcctcaatcttcatgccactaggtaatgaacatataaattaagctcttcattctcccccaacgagggcacactccctctaggtaatgaaagcctaacttacacccattcataggtcctttcattctccccctattggcacacatcaacccatctttgggcacacatcaacccatgccccaattttgggtacacatcaacaaatccatttgttgacgactctccccctgaagagttactcatcattgttcacaacatcactcgttgtgatcaacacgataatgaaggtctcatacccttcatttatccttaacttttccctcaatgtagacaaatacccaaccttgagcattatctaaccacttgagttcccacttgaaataatgaggatatccactccccatttcaagttcaaaagctcatacatgagcattttctttaaagaaggttaaccaccttccaaggttcatgaaaagtaatttttcatgtctttaaagagtccctccccctcaagacatggtggtgacttctgtcattgcaccaacaatgacttggaatccctaaacctttaggaaacccaaatttagaagttttgaggttcaaatactcaaaatttaaaacaaacctcaacctaaacttcaatgaagccttccttaaccaatccatccttggtttcacatgaaaacaccctttgtatgtatacaaatatattttaggggtttggaatggttacctagactcaaagaggttcaaagatgctgaaatcaagccttcccagccaaaatcagcaacttggatcgattggagttgggttccaatcgattgaacctttctgaatcgatccagctCGATCAGATCGATCGCTTCGATCCATCGATCGGTCGACTGTGCTCGCAGGAGACTTGCcttccgaatcgatccacggatcgattcgggcactcaatcgatccatggatcgatcgagactcgatagttgctgaaattccatttcagtcaactcgaaaccctagaaaattctacaaaaatccaaaaatcatgaaatttcgtgtagacattatttagggcatacttaatcatggaaaaatagctttctatgaaaatacatcatattttcaaagattgacacaaacttgaaaacttgcaaaaactttagtgtttttcttcaagtttgtgtctaactattcaatggtgattactatcaaaagatagccttcaccaaggttttccaaaaacattttaaaaacattttcaaaaccaatattccatcatgttccttgggcataatgcacatgacttgtacattagctttcccaataatgggaaaacacataactatgtgttttgatgaacctaaaaactcaaaagaatgcactaaatcaacattttgagttttgttcatcatcctaacatctcacttgtatctaatgtgcactaatcacatacaagtcaccttatagtctttgtgagatgtagattttggtttttgccctaatctagggatcatgcatatctatctaggcattctagagatattagacatccacctaggatgtcacttgtcaataagtgtcgttaaatgccattcgtccttaattacaaggaattaaacttaatgcatgattatgttatggcatacatcaaaagaaaataattttcaaaagaaaatatcctattactacatgatgtatgaatgtcatgacatggtatttttggatttttcataataaaacatgaatgcaaaactagacatgatgtcatggcatatgatgggcaaacaatcatgtcaagatttagcataaataaaatatacctagattaactatctaagtatccttaaagtcttagctaaacttacaacttaaacctagattgccctaaagtgctacaagagaatgccaaagcctaaatttgcatttctaattttcttgatttaatgtatgccaattgaaaataaacatgtcctcaaatgttggcatattccatttttccacaagagtagcacataaatcaaggcccagattaccttaaatttctaagagaataccaaaatcccaacttggtatttctctaggttttcccaatttgtgccattttaagataaaatcaatttttccaccattaggcacattttactcttccataagagtaaataataattccatttcattttcaaaggttaacaaaaaccttgaaaatgctccttgagtgtcaatttcctcaaagttgggttaactacccttctaatcggagttgacactctctaacccatctatggggtagagaagatgctcctaggaacccaaaacctattggtgctccttggatgctctaggtattcactagggataactttcctagataccttcctagtgatcttgtttggtttcttagaagtcttggtcactttttctaggtcaactctagggattgcttcccttgtaaccttctttgtgactttcttagacttcttagaagtcttagtcacatttgttgcaaaaatactcttagggataacttcccttgtatttttggcttcaccactagacctagggtttgttccatagctatatggaaccctatgataactaggcacatcctttttagctttgggtttgtatcccaaacctctatagccattggatgacctttgtgctcctagccctaggtattgctcattttgccctttaaggatattctccatcctttttagggtcttttctagtttgtcaagtcttgacctcaagacttgattttctatcattaaatccttaggttttggtccatgagcatttttgatcttgggcatgtgtctattttccttagtgttcccgcccaagtgtctatctaccttcctaaccttaggttgggtagttttggcatgtagggccacatgtttttccttaaagccctcatgctttctattcttatggtaaattgcattaaaatgataaaagttagaactatcatgcttttcaccataatgtaaggggtaggctcaataaaagataccttcttctttaccttggaggctcccccttgactagtgcctccttgagccttgaccaccttcttccccttggggcattgacttcggtaatgccccttttgattgcaagagaagcatataatatgctccttgctcttctttgtgttggggatgatctccttgggcttcgccttgcccttttgtgccacttggcccttcttcttggccaatttagggcacttgctcttgtagtgcccatgttccctacactcaaagcatataatatgatttttatttttaattgaaatatttatacctttgcttgtaggggtggcatcttttcctttggatccggaggtagaagcttcctcttgatccgatcttgattctcctccatttgatttttcttgactcgtggaggtagaagcttcttcaatctcttcatctcttgacccggatgtagaagcttctccttcttcttgatccggcgtcaccaaggattgctccccctcaatcctagaggttgaggcttcatcatcttgaatatgaaacaaggagtatgctccctccttgttcccttcgttgcattcccttgaggatgaagcttcttggatttcctcttcttcggaggttgagcatctctcaacctcggagccctcctcttggtcttgctccaaagagtcaccctctctggattcttcatgatcttgtacagtggaggggatctcttcatgaagcttggccaatttgctccatagttcctttgcatcttcaaattctccaattttgcaaaggatgatgcttggcaataaattgaccaaaagcttggtcactttgtcattggcctcgcacctttggacttgctcttggctccacttgctccttttgagtactttgcccttggaatttgtgggagcttcaaaaccttccatgagagcaaaccattgctctatctccatcataagaaaattttcgattcttgatttccaagaatcgaagcttgtggatgtgtacggtggagccaccttgtgtcaaatccaagtccatcttggaattgcatcttgaagttgagcttgataaagtcttgaacttaaagaatttgctccaacttcttcaccctctagcttttcttgttatgcttgacccttccaatgatgattccggtgaagagcggcctgcctcgataccacttgttaggaccaaaagtagctagagggggtgaatagctcatcgcgttcgctcggtggtcggcgttgcttgttccttcaaagatgtgcagcggaaatacaaagaaacaatcacacaacgctaacacggttggtttacttggtatccacctcacaagaggtgactaatccaaggatccacaccaacacacacaccctccactaaataaaactctcctttatggtaactaccaagggcggagaagccctacaagactcaatacaagaagagagggaaaggatacaagaaatacaagcttacaagcttacaatgagtataaaccctaaccctagcttctcttcttggctttgatccgcctcttgacttggaaaacttccaagatccttcaagaactggcgatctgagctttgtgagtgctgtggaggagctggcgagaaatctggagtgaatcggagaagagatgccgaaggaaatgaatgcctgcggcctttatcgacgccaacggtcggatcccgatcgattcgaatgttcccaatcgatcggggaggctttggatcgatccacggatcgatccagagcgcctctgtgctctggaaaagcgcctggatcgatccacggatcgatccagcgcttatcgcgcgaagcagccgcgtcccaatcgatccactgatcgatttggaacatctggattgatccacggatcgatccagaggctctctgttcacttaggagaagcctggatcgatccactgatcgatccaacacttggtttttgcccaaaaccaagttccaagcctctcaaaccaacatccggtcaaccttgacctgttggtacatcatgcctagcatctggtcactcctttgacctgctaggacttcccaccaagtgtctggtcaatccctttgatccacttagacttttctattcatgccaagtatctggtcactcccttgacctacttggacttccatcagatgtctggtcaatccctttgacctatctgtatttcctcgtgccaagtatccagtcaatcctttgacctacttggacttcccaacaccagatgtccgatcatccttgatccatctggattttccctccggcttcactcacgggactttcacccagcttcactcactagggttttccatccgccagcttcactcactaggctttcaccggcttcactcacgggactttcacctagcttcactcactagggttttcctcccagcttcactcactagggctttcacccgcttcactcacgggactttcaagcttcactcactagggttttccttctgcctggctttactcaccaggactttcacctagcttcactcactagggttttcacctggtttcactcaccaggactttcacctagcttcactcactaggactttcacctagcttcactcactagggttttccttctgcctggcttcactcaccaggacttccttgtcaagtatccggtcaaccttgacctacttgactcttcttcaatcaatttcttattgtcaaatatctaaactcaaaccaagactcatcttggtcacccaggtcaaccttgacctgagggatgttgcaccaacaacttagagtgtattgagtaggatcatttgaggtcgtttcttttatactgactttataaagaaacaaagacctcggttattatggaagtgtgtgctcttaatcctaatataataacaagcacatatatttgatatttatttctttaatttatcaatgggtgagatttagttcgatgaatcaataagcctgataagttgggaaatgacatcacttatagtgtgtgttgttgattatagaaggaaactgtgtcctagagatactaggttgataatgtcctcaagaggagctcaaaaggattgtcatgttaaaccctgcaggtggacctagtccgacatgatgataaggttgagtgatactactcttgggctaagatattaattaaatgagttgtcagtaactcacttaattagtggacattcgatatcttaaacacagggagactaacacactcataataagaaggagcccaaaaatgtaatttgggattggtgcggtagttcaataatagttctctagtggaat includes these proteins:
- the LOC121996758 gene encoding mitogen-activated protein kinase kinase kinase 18-like, whose amino-acid sequence is MANWTRGRQIGSGAFGDVILAVDNFTGRPFAVKSVQLDSPHRAPLENEIVILKSLASPYVVRYLGDDADASRRNLHLELMVGGSLADVLAGEKGGRSALDEVEVRAYARCVARALRYLHDVSGVVHCDVKGRNVLIGDAPGVAKLADFGAAVRTSDGSVKGNGGARGTPLWMAPEVARGERPRPASDIWSFGCMVIEMVTGAHPWPEFERAEPEAAMFHIGYCKELSEFPPFLSKLGKDFLDKCLRRSPSERWTAEQLLQHPFLTEEAICPENSPRGVLEWANWDFDGDNCGSDCSSCLSTSVDSITPARDRVKELSSCNKLLSWDDDGGWEEIRSAKEVNLAGDGTEEEVAAEVEAFQHCNCYSVRMENIDRRGSAANASGSWHCNAGGVWHHRIGLNTNLSVGWCELFFRLKLISPFV